AGGAGAAGGGACCCGAGCGGCTTGTTCATCGATCGCCTCCCGCGAGCCCGAGGCTCGCCGGGGTTTCAAACACCGCCGGCGGGGATGGAATTCCGGCGGGGCGAAGCGGAAACCGGCGGGAACCGGCGGGAGAGCCAGGCTTCCAATTCCTCCGGATGGAAGCCGAACGGTCCCGTCTTCCCCTTGTAGGCGACGCGTCCGCGTTCGTCGACGACGTAGATCCGCTCGGGCCACCCCGCATAGAGCGCGTCGGCCCGATTGTCCATCGCATCGACGGCGAGGGGAATCCGGTAATGGAATCGGGTCGTGAAGTCGGAGGCGATCGCGATCCTCTGGGCGAGGGTGCGGGGCTGCGGGTAGCAGATTCCCTGGTCGTCGTTGACCTTCATCTTCCACTCGTCGGTGGGATGCGCCTCGCGGATGTAGACGGTGAGGAACTCGGCACGGTCCCGGTAGCGGTCGTAGATCCCCTCGAGCCGCGCGACCGAGCGGCGGAACGGAGGTCAGGTGAAGCTTCCGAAAATGAGGACGAGCGGACGAGGCCCGATCCGCCGCGCGATCCGCACCATTTCCGGCCCGGCGACGGCGTGCAGGGCGACGTCGGGCGCCGCGCTCCCGACGCGAAGGGCCCCCTCGCGGCGGGTGTCCCAGCGCAGCATCCCGATGACGTTCGACGGCCCGATCTTCGCGACGGCGAGCGCCGCGGCCGCGACCACGAGGGCGGCAACGAGGAGCAATGCCCGGCGGAGCGTCATGCCCGGAATTCTACTCTCCCCTCCTTCCGCCGATCGACTCTCCGGAGCGGCGTGGCAGCCGGCTTGCTGCGACGTCCGGGAGGCGGGGCACGGTCGTTCCGCCGGCATCCGACGAAGGGGGTTTCGATGGCGAAGAAGATCGACGGAATGAGGGTCGCGATCCTCGCGACCGAGGGTTTCGAACAGTCGGAGCTCCTCGAGCCGAAGAAAGCGCTCGAGAAGGAGGGGGCGGTCGCCGAGGTCGTTTCTCCGAAAGCAGGAAAGATTCGCGGATGGGAAGGGGGCGACTGGGGGAAGGAAGTGGACGTCGACGTCCTGCTCGAAGAGGCGGACCCGTCCCGCTACGAGGCGCTCGTTCTGCCCGGCGGGGTCATGAACCCCGACAAGCTCCGGATGAACCCGCGCGCGGTCGCGTTCGTGAAGAGCTTCGTCGAGTCGGGAAAACCGATCGCCGCGATCTGCCACGGCCCGTGGACCCTGATCGAGGCGGGCGCCGCGCGCGGTCGCCGCATGACCTCGTGGCCTTCCCTGCAGACCGATCTGCGGAACGCGGGAGCGCAATGGGTCGACGAGGAGGCGGTGGTGGACGACGGCATCGTCACGAGCCGCAAGCCCGCCGACCTTCCGGCTTTCCACCGGAAGATGCTCGAGGAGTTCGAGGAACGGCGCCACGCGCGCGCGGGAGCGGAGACCGCCCGCACCCGGGCATAACTCTTGCTCCCCTGGTGGCGCCAGAGAGGGAGGTTTCCATGCTGCTGACCATCGCCATCATCCTGTTCATCGCCTGGATCCTGGGGTTCTTCGCGTTCCACGTCACCGCCGGGTTCATTCATCTCCTGATCGTGTTCGCGGTGATCGCGTTCGTCGTCCATCTCTTCACCGGCCGCCGGTCCGTCGTCTGAGTCCGGGGGAAGATCCGTGGGGGAGGCCGCTCCGGCGGCCTCCTTTTTTTTGCGCCCCGGCTGCCGGATGATCGCCGCGTGAAGCTCACCTTCTTCGGGTCGAGAGGGTACGTCGAAGAATCCTCTCCGACCCACGCGGGCCACTCCGCCTTCACCGTCGAGACCGCCGGATTCCGCCTCCTGTGCGACTTCGGGGAGAACCGCCGCGGCCTCCTCGGGCGCATCGATCCCGACGCGATCGTCGTGTCTCACGCCCATCCCGACCATGCGTGGGGCCTCGCCGAAGGAGCCTCGGCGCCCGTCTACGCCTCCCGA
This sequence is a window from Thermoanaerobaculia bacterium. Protein-coding genes within it:
- a CDS encoding lmo0937 family membrane protein, whose protein sequence is MLLTIAIILFIAWILGFFAFHVTAGFIHLLIVFAVIAFVVHLFTGRRSVV
- a CDS encoding type 1 glutamine amidotransferase domain-containing protein, which produces MAKKIDGMRVAILATEGFEQSELLEPKKALEKEGAVAEVVSPKAGKIRGWEGGDWGKEVDVDVLLEEADPSRYEALVLPGGVMNPDKLRMNPRAVAFVKSFVESGKPIAAICHGPWTLIEAGAARGRRMTSWPSLQTDLRNAGAQWVDEEAVVDDGIVTSRKPADLPAFHRKMLEEFEERRHARAGAETARTRA